The stretch of DNA CTTCCTCAAGCATCTCCTGCTCCAGGGATACCGGATGCTCCATAACCTCTACCAGTTTCTTACCGTCAAGATTCTCAATCGGAGTCGTGATGATAGCAGCATCCTTATTCAGGCTACGGAGAAGCTCCAGAGACTCCTGAACCTTTTTCTCACTTGCAATATCGGTACGGCTCATGATGATGGCACCTGCATACTGGATCTGGTTATCAAAGAACTCACCGAAGTTCTTCATATACATTTTGCATTTTTTTGCATCAACAACAGTTGTATAGCTGTTCAGTTTAATGTCAACCTCGTCCTGAACACCCTGTACAGCCTTGATAACGTCAGAAAGCTTACCAACTCCTGATGGCTCGATCAGGATCCTGTCCGGATTGTATTTGGTAACAACCTCTTTCAGGGATGTTCCAAAATCTCCTACCAGAGAGCAGCAGATACATCCGGAATTCATCTCACGGATCTGGATCCCAGCCTCTTTCAGAAATCCGCCGTCAATACCGATCTCACCGAACTCGTTCTCGATCAGAACTACCTGCTCACCCTGAAATCCGTCCTTCAGAAGCTTTTTGATCAGAGTTGTTTTTCCGGCGCCAAGGAAACCGGAGATAATATCAATTTTAACCATTTTGTATACACTCCTTTTAACGTAGTTTGACCAGGAAGTATTATACCCCCTGGTTGTATCCTGTTATGATCATGATGACAGAGAAAAACTATCTATTTCTGTATCCGCTGTCATTATATCCATTTTTACAAAACAGACATTCATATTCTGCTTTATATTCAGATTAATAGAGGGATGTGAAAAGCTCACATCCCTGAAAATCGTTCTTCCTATCAGCCGTTGATCATAAAGTTCATAAGCTTGTCGATATCCTCTTTCTCTGCTGCAACGATCTCAAGTTCCGGAATTTCCCCGGCGGAAAAGATGTTTGCAAGAGATACATACTGGGAAAGCTTGGATTTCAGGTTCAGTCTGTCTCCCTCTCCTGTTACAAGCTCTACTCTGCCTTTGCAGCTGTCAATTACCTCAAAAAATTTATCGATATCTGTAATATGTGTTACTTTCATTTTAAAAATCTCCTTTCTTATCAAAGGGCTGTTCTTAACTCTTTCCATTAAATTATACCCCAGTGTTTTTAAAAAAGCAATCCCTGCCGGGCAAAAACACTTCACAGATATTCTCTGCGGATATATATATATTTCGTCATATTTCTTCAATTTCAACGGTACAGTCTTTTCTTCCTTTGTTCCATTTCATGAGATAAACCTTAAATCCCAGAGAATCTCTGGCAATGGTAAACGGTTCTTCTCTGAATACTTCGGATCCGATGCCCTGCTTTTTCAGCTCTGCCTGCTTTGCACTGGCTTTTTCCGTAAGAACTTTAATTTCTTCGTCAGCTTCTTTTCCAAAAGACCGATCCCCATATCTTGATGACGCTTCCCTCAGCTTTTCGGAAAGGCACATCGTTACCTGAATGTGTTTTGTACGGTGAAGCATTCCTGCCAGTTTCCGTGCTACCCATTTAAACGGAAGTTTCCGGTAAATTTCAAGCCACCTGACAAAGGTACGGTCTCCTGCCTGCCTTGCGATCTCTCCCATTACCTCAATTGCCTTTTCCGAGGGAATCCACGGATTTTCCCTGGGAACAATATACTTTTCCGGAACAGACGGATAACAGCAGTAATTCAATGGCGGAAATTCCACCAGTACAGAAAGCTTCTCCTCCAGAGCGTTGCAGCTGTCCCCGCCTATATAATCATATTTGTCGCGGAGGATTGCCAGGCGATATTCCAGCTGCCGTAAATATTCATACCCTTCTATCCAGAAATGACCGATCCGGCTGTAATCGTAGAGATATTTTTCCAGAGACAGGGTTTCAAAAAACAAAGTCACCACCGAATCATCCTGGTGAACCACAAGGATATATTCTCTGCCCTGCCGGCTTAAATCTGCCAGGATCTCGCCCTCGTAATCCGGTTTGTATACACCTGTCATACGGGCATTTCCAAAAACAAGAAAGCTTTCTACCGCATCATTCATAAGATACACAAGGCGGATTTCTCCGTTTTTTACATAAGAATCCACTTTGTATATATTGTCATCGGACTTTTCCGCAATTGCTTCCGAAAAAGCACTCTCTGAAGCTGCTTTCTGATCCTGCGGGCCTTTCTCATCATTCACTGCCACCAGTTCAAACTGATCTTCTCCAAGCAGCTCTGCAAGCTTCTGAAATGTATCTGGCAGCTCTTCAAATGCCTTCTCTGAGACATATCTCTCCGGTGCTGTTTTTTCTGCAGTATTATTTCCAGTATCCATCAATTACCTCTTTATTCAGTTTCTCCCCAATAACGATCATGATCGCCTGTCCCAGCTTTGCTGGCCGGATGCAGATCTCATGGCGGGTGGCATTCAGCTCCAGCCACTGTCCGTCTTCTTTCTTAAGAAAACCTTTTACGCGGAAAACATCTCCGCAGGACGGGTCGTTCAAGATCTTTTCTGCTGTTTCCCGAAGTTCCTCTTCGCTCTTATGAACATTCATAAAAAACAGGGAATCAAATCCACCGCCTTCTGCATAGGATTCTTTCACATAATCTTCTGCCACATACCTGCAGTTCAAGATCTTTTCCAAATCTTCGTCTGTAAAATCATCCCAGTTTTTATCCATGATTTCGCTGTCCAGACGGCGCTTACACTGGATCTGACCAAGTGCACGGTTGAGATGTTCCTTTGTGCTGTGGATCTCTTCCTCTGTAGCTTCCTGACTCCTGCTCAGAAGTACGCAACCTGCATCTGCCACCTCAGAAGCCAGCAGATAATCCGCTTCCGCAGAAAAATCCTCCGCAAGCTTGGCATCCACAATAGCGATCACATTTCCGATCTCATACCACTTATCCAGTGGTTCCTCATGGAGGGCGTCAAAAAACTCATCCACATCAAAGATTCCGGATGGTTCCACGATCACACGGTCATAACCGCACATTCCCATGGCGATCAGTTTTGTCTTAAATCGACGTCTGTGACAGTCCGCATCACAACCGCCAGAAACCATCTCCAACTCACAGTTGTCACCCATCAGATCCTGAAGCAGCATCATATCCACATTCACTGCCCCGAAATCATTTTCCAGGATCCCGATGTTCATGCCTTTTTTCAGAAGATAGGAGGCATATTTTTTTATAAATGTTGTCTTTCCGGATCCGAGAAATCCGGTTATCAGATCGATCTTTATCATATTTCTTCCTTTACTTATGTTCCAGCCATATTTCAACAATCTCCTGCCCGACAAATACCGGACTGCTATCAGTATATAATCTTTTTTCCGCAAAGAAAAGAGGCGGTCCTGAAAAATCCTCTCAGAACTGCCTCTTTCCGGCTATTTTATTTTTTTATAAACATATATGAAGATTACTTTGTAAACAGATCTACCAGATCCTGACCATCATCATAGCCCTGTTTTTTCAATTCCTGAACGAACCAGTCATCTACACCGTCTACTGCTTTCTTAAAGGAGTCGATATCCATGTCCTTTTTCTCTGTGAAGGTCACACCGTTTTTGTCTGCCCAGCGTGCTTTGATCTCATCATCACTGGAGCGGTTGATGTAACGCTCATATTCAACAGCCTTCTGACCACACTCGTCAACAACAGCCTGCTGCTCCGGTGTCAGCGCATCATAAATATCCTGGTTGATGCAGAAGAACAGGCAATCATAGATTGCATCCCACATGGAGCAATATGGCTGTACCTCCTGTACACTGGCTGCATCGATGGCGGGCAACGGATTCTCCTCGCCCTCTACCGTATTCTGCTGAAGTGCCGTGTAGGTCTCGGACCAATTCATATTTGTGGCATCTGCCCCCCATCTCTTATAACACTCCATAAGAAGATTAGAGCCGGCTACACGAACCTTCAGATTCTTCATATCATCTACAGATTTTACCTCATGCTTGCTGTTTGTCAATTCACGGAATCCGTTCTCTGCAATACCCATGCAGTGGAGTCCGTAGCCGTTAAGGATTTCCTTCAGCTTATCTCCAGCCTCTCCGTCAAACTTCGCATCTGCATCATCATAGGAATCATAGATGAACGGCAGGGATACCACATTGAAGCGTGGATCAAATGCAGAATAGATCAGATTGGAATGCATGGAGATCTGTACCGGGTCTCCGTTCATCAATGCCTGGATTCCCTCGGACTGATTTCCGTTTGTCAGCTGATCCGCTGCGTAAATGTTAACCTTGACCTTTCCTCCGGTAGCCTTTTCCATGAGTTCACCGAACTTACGTCCTCCGTCAGCCCAGGTGCTTGTCTCTGTTGTGGAGCATGCAAAGTTCCAGGTTGTCTCAGGCCAGTTCAGATCACTGTAATCCTCCACGGTATCTACCGAATCCTCTGTAAACAGATCTACAAGATCCTGTGCATCGTCATAGCCTGCACTCTTAAGCTCATTTACAAACCAGTCGTCGATTCCGTCTACTGCTTTCTTGAAGGAATCGATATCCATATCCTCTTTCTTCGTAAAAGTCACAC from Blautia sp. SC05B48 encodes:
- a CDS encoding CobW family GTP-binding protein is translated as MVKIDIISGFLGAGKTTLIKKLLKDGFQGEQVVLIENEFGEIGIDGGFLKEAGIQIREMNSGCICCSLVGDFGTSLKEVVTKYNPDRILIEPSGVGKLSDVIKAVQGVQDEVDIKLNSYTTVVDAKKCKMYMKNFGEFFDNQIQYAGAIIMSRTDIASEKKVQESLELLRSLNKDAAIITTPIENLDGKKLVEVMEHPVSLEQEMLEEEHEHHHHDGECGCGHDHEEHEHHHHHDGECGCGHDHEEHEHHHHHDGECGCGHDHEEHEHHHHHDGECGCGHDHHHHHADEVFTSWGRETIKKYTREGLEKILEALSESDKYGIILRAKGMLPAEDGTWIYFDMVPEETEIREGAPEYTGRLCVIGSKLDEHALEELFGIA
- a CDS encoding DUF3878 family protein; this encodes MDTGNNTAEKTAPERYVSEKAFEELPDTFQKLAELLGEDQFELVAVNDEKGPQDQKAASESAFSEAIAEKSDDNIYKVDSYVKNGEIRLVYLMNDAVESFLVFGNARMTGVYKPDYEGEILADLSRQGREYILVVHQDDSVVTLFFETLSLEKYLYDYSRIGHFWIEGYEYLRQLEYRLAILRDKYDYIGGDSCNALEEKLSVLVEFPPLNYCCYPSVPEKYIVPRENPWIPSEKAIEVMGEIARQAGDRTFVRWLEIYRKLPFKWVARKLAGMLHRTKHIQVTMCLSEKLREASSRYGDRSFGKEADEEIKVLTEKASAKQAELKKQGIGSEVFREEPFTIARDSLGFKVYLMKWNKGRKDCTVEIEEI
- a CDS encoding GTP-binding protein translates to MIKIDLITGFLGSGKTTFIKKYASYLLKKGMNIGILENDFGAVNVDMMLLQDLMGDNCELEMVSGGCDADCHRRRFKTKLIAMGMCGYDRVIVEPSGIFDVDEFFDALHEEPLDKWYEIGNVIAIVDAKLAEDFSAEADYLLASEVADAGCVLLSRSQEATEEEIHSTKEHLNRALGQIQCKRRLDSEIMDKNWDDFTDEDLEKILNCRYVAEDYVKESYAEGGGFDSLFFMNVHKSEEELRETAEKILNDPSCGDVFRVKGFLKKEDGQWLELNATRHEICIRPAKLGQAIMIVIGEKLNKEVIDGYWK